The following proteins are co-located in the Camelina sativa cultivar DH55 chromosome 12, Cs, whole genome shotgun sequence genome:
- the LOC104732291 gene encoding UDP-glycosyltransferase 75C1-like — translation MATSGNGCPRYPHYLLVTFPAQGHINPALQLANRLIHHGATVTYSTAISAHRRMREPPSTKGLSFAWFTDGFDDGVKSSKDQKIYMSELKRCGSNGLSDIIRANLDANLEPITGVIYSVFVPWAATVAREFHLPTTLLWIEPATVLDIYYYYFNTSYKHLFDTDPIKLPKLPLITTGDLPSFLQPSKALPSALVTLKEHIEALESEPNPKILVNTFSALEHDALTSVEKLRMIPIGPLVSSSSDGKADLFKSSDDDYTKWLDSKLDKSVVYVSLGTHAEDLPEKHMEALTHGVLATNRPFLWIVREKNQENKNRFLEMIRGVERGLVGDWCSQTAVLAHRSVGCFVTHCGWNSTLESLESGVPVVAFPQFADQCTASKLVEDAWRIGVKVKVDEDGHVAGEEVRRCLERVMSEGEEAEEMRECAAKWMKLAVDAAVEGGPSDLNLKGFVEEYGF, via the coding sequence ATGGCAACTTCCGGTAATGGTTGTCCTCGTTATCCTCACTATTTGCTTGTAACTTTCCCGGCGCAAGGTCACATAAACCCGGCGCTCCAACTAGCCAACCGTCTCATCCACCACGGCGCAACCGTCACATACTCCACCGCCATCTCAGCTCACCGTCGTATGCGCGAGCCACCTTCCACAAAAGGCTTGTCCTTCGCTTGGTTCACTGATGGATTCGACGACGGTGTTAAGTCCTCCAAAGACCAGAAGATCTACATGTCCGAACTCAAACGCTGCGGTTCGAACGGCCTCAGCGACATTATCAGAGCCAATCTTGACGCCAATTTAGAGCCTATCACCGGCGTAATCTACTCTGTTTTCGTCCCCTGGGCTGCTACGGTAGCGCGTGAGTTTCACCTCCCGACGACACTTCTCTGGATCGAACCAGCCACTGTACTAGacatatactactactacttcaaCACATCTTACAAACACCTCTTCGACACTGATCCGATCAAACTACCGAAACTGCCACTGATCACCACTGGAGACCTCCCGTCGTTTCTTCAACCGTCGAAGGCATTACCATCCGCTCTGGTGACACTAAAAGAACACATCGAAGCTCTCGAGTCGGAACCAAACCCTAAGATTCTTGTTAACACTTTCTCTGCTTTAGAACACGATGCTTTAACCTCCGTTGAGAAACTCAGAATGATTCCAATCGGACCTttagtttcctcctcctccgacgGTAAAGCCGATCTTTTCAAATCTTCCGACGATGATTACACGAAATGGTTAGACTCAAAGCTCGATAAGTCCGTGGTTTACGTATCATTGGGAACTCATGCGGAAGATTTGCCGGAGAAACACATGGAGGCGCTTACTCACGGCGTGTTAGCCACAAACCGACCGTTTCTGTGGATCGTGAgggagaaaaatcaagaaaacaagaatcgGTTTCTTGAAATGATCAGAGGAGTTGAGCGAGGCTTGGTGGGGGATTGGTGTTCTCAGACGGCGGTTTTAGCACATCGTTCGGTGGGGTGTTTTGTGACTCATTGCGGTTGGAACTCGACGTTGGAGAGTTTAGAGAGTGGTGTTCCGGTGGTTGCGTTTCCGCAGTTTGCTGATCAGTGTACGGCGTCGAAGCTTGTGGAGGATGCCTGGAGGATCGGAGTGAAGGTGAAGGTAGATGAGGATGGACACGTGGCTGGGGAGGAGGTAAGACGGTGTTTGGAGAGGGTGATGAGTGAGGGCGAAGAGgcggaggagatgagagagtgTGCGGCGAAGTGGATGAAGCTGGCTGTTGATGCGGCCGTTGAAGGTGGACCGTCGGATTTGAATCTTAAGGGTTTTGTGGAAGAGTATGGGTTTTAA
- the LOC104732293 gene encoding probable glucan endo-1,3-beta-glucosidase A6, producing MTLLAFFLFTLLVFSGSCCSALRFQRHKYYFQRKTMLDLASKIGINYGRQGNNLPSPYQSINFIKSIKAGHVKLYDADPECLTLLSQTNLYVTITVPNHQITSLSSNQTTADEWVRTNILPYYPQTQIRFVLVGNEVLSYNYGNISANLVPAMRKIVNSLRFRGIHNIKVGTPLAMDALRSSFPPSNGTFREEIAGPVVLPLLKFLNGTNSYFFINVHPYFRWSRNPMDTSLDYALFQGDSTYTDPQTGLVYRNLLDQMLDSVLFAMTKLGYPHIRLAISETGWPNSGDIDETGANILNAATYNRNLIKKMTTSPPIGTPSRPGLPIPTFVFSLFNENQKPGSGTQRHWGIMHPDGQPIYDIDFTGQRPLTGFNPLPKPTNNVPYKGQVWCVPVEGANEAELEETLRTACGRSNTTCAALAPGRECYEPVSVYWHASYAISSYWAQFRNQNVRCYFNGLAHETTTNPGNDRCKFPSVTL from the exons ATGACTCTTCttgctttctttctcttcaccCTCCTTGTCTTTTCTG GTTCATGTTGCTCCGCGCTTAGGTTCCAAAGGCACAAGTACTACTTTCAAAGGAAAACAATGCTAGATTTAGCCAGCAAGATTGGTATCAACTACGGAAGACAAGGAAACAACCTCCCATCTCCATACCAATCCATCAACTTCATCAAATCTATCAAAGCTGGTCATGTCAAGCTCTACGACGCTGATCCAGAGTGTCTCACACTCCTCTCTCAAACCAATCTCTACGTCACTATAACCGTCCCTAACCACCAAATCACCTCACTCAGCTCCAACCAAACCACAGCCGACGAATGGGTCAGAACCAATATCCTCCCTTACTATCCACAAACACAAATCCGCTTTGTCCTCGTCGGAAACGAAGTCCTCAGCTATAACTACGGGAACATCTCGGCGAATCTTGTACCGGCGATGCGCAAAATCGTGAACTCTCTCAGATTTCGTGGGATTCACAACATCAAAGTCGGGACACCTCTCGCCATGGATGCTCTACGATCGTCGTTTCCTCCTTCTAACGGAACATTCCGGGAAGAAATTGCCGGACCGGTGGTATTACCGTTGCTGAAGTTTCTAAACGGAACAAACTCTTACTTCTTCATCAATGTTCATCCTTACTTCCGCTGGTCAAGAAACCCCATGGACACTAGTTTGGATTATGCTCTGTTCCAAGGGGACTCCACTTATACCGACCCtcaaaccggtttggtttaccGTAATCTTCTAGACCAAATGTTGGATTCGGTTCTCTTCGCGATGACCAAGCTCGGTTACCCGCACATCCGTCTCGCGATCTCCGAAACCGGATGGCCTAATTCAG GTGACATCGACGAAACCGGAGCCAACATTCTCAACGCGGCTACATATAACCGGAATCTGATCAAGAAGATGACCACAAGTCCACCAATCGGTACGCCATCTAGACCCGGTTTACCAATACcgacatttgttttttctctgttcAACGAAAACCAAAAACCCGGTTCGGGAACACAGAGACATTGGGGAATCATGCATCCCGACGGTCAACCAATCTACGACATAGATTTCACCGGTCAAAGACCCTTAACCGGTTTCAACCCATTGCCTAAACCGACGAACAACGTTCCATACAAAGGCCAAGTGTGGTGCGTACCGGTCGAAGGAGCTAACGAGGCTGAGCTTGAGGAAACTTTGAGAACTGCTTGTGGCAGAAGCAACACCACTTGCGCGGCTTTGGCTCCGGGAAGAGAATGTTACGAACCGGTATCTGTTTATTGGCACGCAAGCTACGCGATTAGTTCGTACTGGGCTCAGTTCCGCAACCAAAACGTTCGATGTTACTTCAATGGACTAGCTCATGAAACCACGACCAACCCTG GCAATGATCGTTGCAAGTTTCCGAGCGTTACACTGTGA